Proteins from a single region of Candidatus Rubrimentiphilum sp.:
- the trpA gene encoding tryptophan synthase subunit alpha, translating to MLSNIFKPGRLAFIPYIMAGDPDLETTRAIVSALTEAGADAIELGVPYSDPLADGPTIEAAGTRALKNGVKLSDVLALVKEVHEAAPPIVLFTYYNPVYQYGVQEFARAAAGAGAAGAIVPDLSLEEAEPLRLALGAHDLEMPLLVAPSTPRDRAAEIAGQSGGFVYVVSRLGVTGAGQAPNFEPVRKQIAELRSVTKKPLALGFGISSAEHVRAVRGLVDGVIVGSALIDAYSNARGNEAARRAGDYLKALREE from the coding sequence GTGCTCTCTAACATTTTCAAGCCGGGCCGGCTTGCGTTCATTCCGTACATCATGGCGGGCGATCCGGATCTCGAAACGACGCGAGCGATCGTTAGCGCTTTGACGGAAGCGGGCGCCGATGCGATAGAGCTCGGCGTGCCGTACAGCGATCCGCTCGCCGACGGCCCGACCATTGAGGCCGCCGGCACTCGCGCGCTAAAGAATGGCGTCAAACTTTCCGATGTGCTGGCGTTGGTGAAAGAAGTGCACGAGGCGGCGCCGCCGATCGTTCTTTTTACGTACTACAACCCTGTCTATCAGTACGGCGTGCAAGAGTTTGCGCGCGCGGCGGCCGGGGCCGGCGCGGCGGGAGCGATCGTACCGGACCTCTCGCTTGAGGAAGCCGAGCCTTTGCGTTTGGCGCTTGGAGCGCACGACCTGGAAATGCCGCTGCTGGTGGCGCCCTCAACGCCACGCGACCGCGCGGCAGAGATCGCCGGACAATCGGGCGGCTTCGTTTACGTTGTCTCGCGTCTCGGCGTGACCGGGGCCGGCCAAGCTCCGAATTTTGAACCCGTGCGCAAGCAGATCGCCGAACTTCGCAGCGTTACGAAGAAACCGTTGGCTCTCGGTTTCGGTATCAGCTCGGCGGAACACGTGCGCGCAGTACGAGGCCTTGTGGACGGCGTGATTGTCGGCAGCGCCCTGATCGATGCTTACTCGAACGCTCGCGGCAATGAAGCTGCACGGCGGGCGGGGGATTATCTCAAAGCTTTACGTGAGGAGTGA
- the trpB gene encoding tryptophan synthase subunit beta: MRMRPSAAGYFGEFGGKFVPEVLVAALAELEREVDRAFADPAFWNEYASVLAEFVGRPSPIYRAERFTAEVSPATLVLKREDLNHTGAHKINNTVGQALLARRMGKKRLIAETGAGQHGVATATVGAKFGIPVDVYMGAVDVERQALNVYIMELFGATVHAVHGGTQTLKDATSEAFRQWAARVDDTFYVIGSVVGAHPYPFMVREFQKVIGTEARAQCLERFGKLPSDVIACVGGGSNAAGIFAGFIDDAGVKLWGVEAAGDGIETKRTAASLNAGTVGVLHGSRSYVLQTADGQVRETHSISAGLDYPGVGPEHAYLKESGRASYVSVTDAEALEAFFDLAKTEGIIPALEAAHALAFARRLAAERGPDDVVLVNLSGRGDKDINQIRAL, encoded by the coding sequence ATGCGGATGCGCCCTAGCGCGGCCGGGTATTTCGGCGAGTTCGGCGGCAAGTTCGTTCCGGAAGTTTTGGTGGCAGCGCTGGCCGAACTCGAGCGCGAGGTAGATCGCGCGTTCGCCGATCCCGCGTTCTGGAACGAATACGCTTCGGTGCTGGCCGAGTTCGTCGGCCGCCCATCGCCCATCTACCGGGCCGAACGCTTCACGGCGGAGGTTTCACCCGCAACGCTTGTTCTGAAACGGGAAGATCTGAATCACACGGGTGCGCATAAGATCAACAACACAGTCGGACAGGCACTGCTTGCGCGGCGCATGGGCAAGAAACGGCTCATCGCCGAGACCGGCGCGGGGCAGCATGGGGTTGCCACGGCTACGGTCGGCGCCAAGTTCGGCATTCCCGTTGACGTCTACATGGGCGCTGTTGACGTGGAGCGCCAAGCGCTCAACGTGTACATCATGGAATTGTTCGGCGCGACTGTTCACGCGGTTCACGGCGGAACGCAGACATTGAAGGACGCGACCAGCGAAGCTTTCCGGCAATGGGCCGCGCGTGTGGACGATACGTTCTACGTGATCGGCAGCGTCGTTGGAGCCCATCCCTATCCGTTCATGGTGCGCGAGTTCCAAAAAGTGATCGGTACCGAAGCGCGCGCGCAATGCTTGGAACGATTCGGCAAGTTGCCCAGCGATGTCATCGCGTGCGTGGGAGGCGGGAGTAATGCGGCCGGAATATTTGCCGGCTTTATCGATGACGCCGGCGTCAAGCTGTGGGGAGTGGAGGCTGCGGGTGACGGAATCGAGACGAAGCGCACGGCAGCGTCACTCAATGCGGGCACAGTCGGTGTGTTGCACGGAAGCCGATCGTACGTCTTGCAAACCGCCGACGGACAGGTGCGCGAAACGCACTCGATCAGCGCCGGCCTGGATTATCCCGGAGTAGGCCCCGAGCATGCCTACTTAAAGGAAAGCGGTCGCGCGAGTTACGTTTCAGTGACGGACGCGGAGGCGCTCGAAGCCTTTTTCGACCTTGCAAAAACCGAAGGCATCATTCCGGCGCTGGAAGCCGCGCACGCGCTGGCGTTCGCGCGCCGTCTCGCTGCCGAGCGCGGGCCTGACGACGTCGTCCTGGTAAACCTGAGCGGCCGCGGCGACAAAGACATCAACCAGATTCGTGCTCTCTAA
- a CDS encoding phosphoribosylanthranilate isomerase — MRTRIKFCGCTSLQDVMLAVETGADAIGMIFAPSVRRITEGAAKHIAEELPPFITPVGVFVNPSREDIARARAIFPDLVVQLHGDEPASYVSSIDGQVIKTIHVDPQGADPAALERSSNEHPRAIVLFDTAVAGLSGGTGVQFPWKAVAPIARKRKVIVGGGLTPETVAQCVQTVRPYGVDVRSGIESDGRKDRNKMRAFVKAVRDADAP; from the coding sequence TTGAGAACGCGCATTAAGTTCTGCGGGTGCACGAGTCTGCAGGACGTCATGCTCGCGGTTGAAACCGGCGCGGACGCGATCGGCATGATATTCGCGCCGTCGGTGCGCCGGATTACCGAAGGCGCAGCCAAACACATCGCGGAGGAACTTCCGCCTTTTATTACGCCGGTCGGTGTCTTCGTGAACCCGTCGCGCGAGGACATCGCACGTGCCCGCGCGATCTTTCCGGACTTAGTAGTTCAGCTGCACGGCGACGAACCGGCCAGTTATGTTTCCTCAATCGACGGCCAGGTGATTAAGACGATTCACGTCGATCCGCAAGGCGCCGACCCGGCTGCGTTGGAGCGGTCGTCCAACGAGCACCCTCGCGCCATCGTGCTGTTTGACACCGCCGTCGCCGGCTTGTCGGGCGGAACGGGCGTTCAATTTCCATGGAAAGCGGTGGCGCCGATCGCGCGCAAGCGCAAAGTGATCGTCGGAGGCGGCCTTACACCGGAGACGGTAGCGCAGTGCGTGCAAACAGTCCGGCCCTATGGCGTCGACGTTCGCAGCGGTATCGAATCGGACGGCCGCAAAGACCGGAATAAGATGCGCGCCTTCGTCAAAGCGGTAAGGGATGCGGATGCGCCCTAG
- the trpC gene encoding indole-3-glycerol phosphate synthase TrpC: protein MADILQRIYESKRHAVQRDQAAEPHELVRKRALSRRGQRRPFLQAIRNSNGPAIVGEIKRASPSAGLIARNFDAAATARAYELAGVDCISVLTESDHFLGEIAYLDVARTHSSRPLLRKDFLATPYEIAQSAAYGADAVLLIVAGLSDASLRDCMHEAADYDLDVLVEVHDGSELERALAVGATLIGINNRNLRTFETDLAVSEYLLPDVPSTVTVISESGMRDAEDIVRLHAAGARGFLVGEALMRAENPAALVGALKAAIRARAVSP from the coding sequence ATGGCTGATATTCTGCAGCGCATCTACGAATCGAAACGGCACGCAGTCCAGCGCGACCAAGCTGCCGAACCGCACGAGCTGGTGCGTAAGCGTGCGTTATCGCGCCGGGGACAGCGCCGCCCGTTTCTGCAAGCGATTCGCAACTCCAACGGACCGGCAATTGTGGGCGAGATAAAACGCGCCTCCCCCTCGGCCGGCCTGATTGCGCGCAACTTCGATGCGGCCGCGACCGCGAGGGCATACGAGCTTGCGGGCGTTGACTGCATCAGCGTCCTGACCGAGTCCGATCATTTCCTGGGCGAGATCGCCTACTTGGACGTCGCGCGCACGCACAGCAGCCGTCCGCTGCTGCGGAAAGACTTTCTCGCTACGCCGTACGAGATCGCGCAATCGGCAGCGTACGGCGCCGACGCCGTCTTGCTGATCGTCGCGGGCCTGTCGGATGCGTCCCTGCGCGACTGCATGCATGAGGCGGCCGATTACGACTTGGATGTACTCGTTGAAGTGCATGACGGCAGCGAGCTCGAACGGGCGCTTGCCGTCGGGGCAACTCTTATCGGGATCAACAATCGCAATCTTCGTACGTTCGAAACGGATCTGGCCGTCAGCGAATACTTGCTGCCGGACGTTCCTTCGACGGTGACGGTCATCAGTGAAAGCGGCATGCGGGACGCGGAAGATATCGTGCGGCTCCATGCAGCCGGAGCACGCGGCTTTTTAGTCGGCGAGGCTCTGATGCGCGCCGAGAATCCGGCCGCTTTGGTTGGAGCACTAAAGGCGGCGATCCGCGCGCGCGCCGTCTCCCCTTGA
- the trpD gene encoding anthranilate phosphoribosyltransferase → MSVDVAGILRRLVAGEDLSKEAAAAMIGAMMDGTVTDAQSAAFLTALAKKGETEDELTGAAGAMRDRSLRVEHGLPLVMDVVGSGGDGAGTINISTIAALVVAAAGVPVAKHGNRAASGQCGTADVLEAGGMAIEVSPKRAAESLREVGFAFMFAPIYHPAMKNVAHIRRELGFRTIFNMLGPLTNPARATHQLVGVAREEHLEPVGDVLRALGVRAGAVVHASSGIDEVGGEGPTAVYEFGEGSTKRWTLDPGDYGVRASLEEIRGGAVVSCREAFESILAGERSPRADVVALNAALAFRLCGKTADIKEGMDLARTQLQEGRAAALFERAKHYSHG, encoded by the coding sequence TTGTCGGTTGACGTAGCCGGTATTTTACGCCGGCTGGTCGCCGGCGAGGATCTTTCGAAAGAGGCCGCTGCGGCAATGATCGGCGCAATGATGGACGGCACGGTCACCGACGCGCAATCTGCCGCTTTTCTGACCGCGCTCGCGAAGAAGGGCGAAACCGAAGATGAACTGACGGGCGCCGCGGGCGCGATGCGGGATCGCAGTCTGCGGGTCGAACACGGTTTGCCGCTGGTGATGGACGTCGTCGGCAGCGGCGGCGACGGCGCAGGCACGATAAACATTTCAACGATCGCAGCATTGGTCGTAGCTGCGGCCGGCGTTCCCGTTGCCAAACATGGAAACCGAGCAGCCTCGGGTCAATGTGGGACCGCCGACGTCTTGGAAGCCGGTGGAATGGCGATTGAAGTTTCGCCGAAACGAGCCGCAGAAAGCCTGCGCGAGGTCGGCTTCGCGTTCATGTTCGCTCCAATCTATCATCCGGCGATGAAGAACGTCGCTCATATCCGCCGCGAACTGGGCTTCCGCACGATCTTCAACATGCTTGGACCGCTGACCAACCCGGCGCGTGCGACGCATCAACTCGTCGGCGTCGCACGCGAGGAACATCTAGAACCTGTCGGCGATGTGCTGCGTGCGCTCGGCGTACGCGCGGGCGCGGTCGTGCATGCGTCCAGCGGTATCGACGAGGTTGGCGGCGAAGGCCCGACCGCCGTGTATGAATTCGGCGAAGGCTCGACTAAACGCTGGACGCTGGATCCGGGAGACTATGGCGTGCGCGCATCGCTCGAAGAGATTCGCGGCGGAGCGGTTGTGAGTTGCCGGGAAGCTTTCGAGAGCATTCTGGCGGGCGAACGCTCGCCGCGTGCCGATGTCGTCGCGTTGAACGCTGCGCTCGCCTTCCGCCTCTGCGGCAAGACTGCCGATATAAAGGAAGGCATGGACCTCGCGCGCACGCAGCTGCAGGAAGGCCGCGCTGCAGCGCTTTTCGAGCGCGCCAAGCACTATTCGCATGGCTGA
- the rplQ gene encoding 50S ribosomal protein L17: MPHQIAYKRLSRTDGHRRALLRNLATSFFKHGKIETTTTKAKQVSKVVERLISTAARGDLHSRRQIAEYLTEPAVVKKLVEQIAPALKERSGGYTRITKSRVRQGDAAELSILELVG, encoded by the coding sequence ATGCCGCACCAAATAGCATATAAACGTCTCTCACGCACCGACGGACACCGCCGGGCGCTGCTTCGCAACCTGGCAACGTCGTTCTTCAAACACGGAAAAATCGAAACGACGACCACCAAAGCGAAGCAGGTCAGCAAGGTGGTTGAACGCTTGATCAGCACCGCGGCGCGCGGCGATCTGCATTCGCGCCGCCAAATTGCGGAGTACCTCACGGAACCGGCTGTCGTCAAGAAATTGGTCGAACAGATCGCGCCCGCACTCAAAGAGCGCAGCGGCGGCTACACACGGATCACGAAATCACGCGTACGCCAGGGCGACGCTGCGGAACTTTCGATCCTCGAACTTGTCGGTTGA
- a CDS encoding DNA-directed RNA polymerase subunit alpha: protein MTVLEAPVGASIDVRERRDNYAKFVVEPLERGFGITLGNALRRILLSSIPGAAVTYMKIDGVLHEFSTIPGIVEDTIALMLNLKGLPVKMNTDEPKVLTLNVSGSKAVTAADITPDADVEILDPTYHIATLSSKSAKLSMEIGVEKGRGYVTADRQRNVEHMIGLIPLDSIFSPIRKVNFSVDDTRVGQNVDFDRLTIEIDTNGSVTPDEALSQAATIMQDHLDLFVSFTNEEKPLPQAPTSEWDIPVESLNLSVRSFNCLKRAGISKVSELLDMTEDEIIKMRNFGKKSLDEIKQVLEERGLSLRQP, encoded by the coding sequence ATGACCGTTTTGGAAGCCCCCGTAGGCGCAAGCATCGACGTCCGCGAGCGCCGGGATAACTACGCGAAATTCGTCGTCGAACCGCTGGAGCGCGGTTTCGGAATCACCCTGGGCAACGCGCTGCGGCGCATTCTCCTGAGCTCGATTCCGGGCGCTGCCGTGACCTACATGAAGATCGACGGCGTCTTGCACGAGTTTTCGACGATTCCCGGAATCGTTGAAGATACGATCGCGCTGATGCTCAACCTCAAAGGCCTGCCGGTGAAAATGAATACCGACGAGCCGAAGGTGCTGACGCTCAACGTGAGCGGATCGAAAGCGGTCACCGCGGCCGACATCACGCCGGACGCCGACGTGGAGATTCTAGACCCGACGTATCACATCGCGACTCTATCCTCGAAATCCGCGAAGCTCTCGATGGAGATCGGCGTGGAGAAGGGCCGCGGCTACGTCACCGCCGACCGCCAGCGCAACGTCGAGCACATGATCGGGCTGATTCCGCTCGATTCGATCTTCTCGCCGATCCGCAAGGTCAACTTCAGCGTGGACGACACGCGCGTGGGTCAAAACGTGGACTTCGACCGCCTGACGATCGAGATCGACACGAACGGCTCGGTGACGCCGGACGAAGCGCTCTCGCAAGCGGCGACGATCATGCAGGACCACTTGGATCTCTTCGTCAGCTTCACGAACGAAGAGAAGCCGCTGCCGCAAGCGCCGACCAGCGAATGGGATATCCCGGTCGAATCGCTCAATCTCTCCGTGCGCTCGTTCAACTGTCTCAAACGGGCAGGCATCTCGAAGGTCTCCGAACTGCTGGACATGACCGAAGACGAAATCATCAAGATGCGCAACTTCGGCAAGAAGTCGCTCGACGAGATCAAGCAAGTGCTGGAGGAGAGGGGACTTTCGCTGCGTCAGCCGTAG
- the rpsD gene encoding 30S ribosomal protein S4 produces the protein MSRYIGPVCRLCRRETAASKTGEKIKLFLKGDRCLSKKCAVERRGTAPGQKTQGKASRQKVSEYGRQLREKQKMRRYYGVHETQFANYFAEAARIPGQTGKTFLQLLERRLDNVVYRLNLATSRAQARQLVTHRHFKVNGRMVNIPSYVVKVGDVITISDRSKKSPVFESNFEVAKNRRAPEWLEYSDQDQSAKVVQLPAREQIDTPVDEQLIVEYYSR, from the coding sequence ATGTCGCGTTATATCGGACCGGTCTGCCGCTTGTGCCGCCGCGAAACCGCCGCGAGCAAGACGGGCGAAAAGATCAAGTTGTTTCTCAAAGGCGACCGCTGCCTTTCGAAAAAGTGCGCCGTCGAGCGCCGCGGAACTGCGCCGGGACAGAAGACGCAAGGCAAAGCCTCGCGCCAAAAAGTCTCAGAGTACGGCCGCCAGCTGCGCGAGAAGCAGAAGATGCGCCGGTACTACGGCGTGCACGAGACGCAGTTTGCAAACTATTTTGCCGAGGCTGCGCGCATTCCGGGGCAGACGGGCAAGACGTTTCTGCAGCTGCTCGAGCGCCGCTTGGACAACGTCGTCTACCGTTTGAATCTGGCTACGAGCCGCGCGCAAGCGCGCCAGCTCGTGACGCACCGTCACTTTAAAGTCAACGGACGGATGGTGAACATCCCGTCCTACGTCGTGAAAGTGGGAGACGTTATCACGATCTCCGACCGCAGTAAGAAATCGCCAGTCTTCGAGTCGAACTTTGAAGTCGCCAAGAACCGGCGCGCTCCTGAATGGCTCGAGTATAGCGATCAAGATCAATCCGCCAAAGTCGTTCAACTGCCGGCGCGCGAGCAAATCGACACGCCGGTCGACGAGCAACTTATCGTGGAGTACTACAGCCGATAA
- the rpsK gene encoding 30S ribosomal protein S11 produces MAAKKQTKARKKREFKNVQSGVAHVHASFNNTIVTISDGLGNVLAWASAGNLGFKGSKKSTPFAAQMAAEAVARKAMEHGMKSTEVLVRGPGAGREAAIRSLQATGLEITLIKDVTPIPHNGCRPPKRRRV; encoded by the coding sequence TTGGCTGCAAAAAAACAAACCAAGGCGCGCAAAAAGCGCGAGTTCAAGAACGTCCAATCGGGCGTCGCGCACGTTCACGCTTCCTTTAACAACACGATCGTGACGATCTCCGACGGGCTGGGCAACGTGCTCGCCTGGGCCTCGGCCGGCAACTTGGGTTTTAAGGGTTCCAAGAAGTCAACGCCGTTTGCCGCGCAGATGGCGGCTGAAGCCGTCGCGCGCAAAGCCATGGAGCACGGAATGAAATCAACCGAGGTTCTCGTACGAGGACCGGGCGCCGGACGCGAGGCCGCGATCCGTTCGCTGCAAGCTACCGGCCTGGAGATTACGCTGATCAAAGACGTTACGCCGATTCCACACAACGGCTGCCGCCCGCCCAAACGGCGCCGGGTGTAA
- a CDS encoding copper amine oxidase N-terminal domain-containing protein has protein sequence MKRLSTGALTAIFIAGLGLTAVAAPSGQASLGNIGHQLIAQASPAPAMQFGSPPSGQIPILFNDHHVYSKPDVLKQGRVLAALVRGGTILIPLRSMFEQMGATVSYDAGSKTVDVTKAGSDVKVTLGVPQVVINGETRPLDVPPMMYQGQILVPVRVISEGMGAYVQWVPDKRLVVVRYLPPTPPPAPSTPVPAPVPVSTPTPVPPVVLPFQDHFIAGDYILSPKVYNEFSPGNTGNSSYAVRGAFEFSLFNLPWMVEGTLEKWQYPHNIDNRFGASCVPGLPGSSAGTQGCVTVIGGNGQAYVPAFTVNEWNGDGRLGLKVADPRIYINVSYMGHTGNYGYPALNGVGFGLEKLPDLDQSFSLYGSAEYYPSVSGTYTVPSGPQTGTKFNLSYRIFRYQVGATVGFGKSFPVFLDLGFIGDRGSNKTNAPVDYTHNGAYVGLGIHF, from the coding sequence TTGAAACGACTGAGCACCGGAGCCCTGACCGCGATTTTCATTGCGGGACTGGGCCTCACAGCGGTGGCCGCTCCGTCAGGTCAGGCATCGCTGGGCAACATCGGACACCAGTTGATTGCCCAGGCCTCGCCGGCGCCGGCCATGCAGTTCGGCTCGCCCCCATCAGGGCAGATTCCAATTCTTTTTAACGACCATCACGTCTATTCCAAACCGGACGTGCTGAAACAGGGTCGCGTTCTGGCTGCGCTCGTGCGCGGCGGCACGATCTTGATTCCGCTTCGCTCGATGTTTGAACAGATGGGCGCGACGGTTTCGTACGACGCGGGCAGCAAGACCGTTGACGTAACCAAGGCAGGATCCGACGTCAAAGTGACGCTCGGCGTGCCGCAGGTCGTGATCAACGGCGAGACCCGTCCGCTCGACGTTCCGCCGATGATGTACCAGGGCCAAATTTTGGTTCCGGTTCGCGTCATCTCCGAAGGTATGGGAGCATACGTCCAGTGGGTGCCCGATAAGCGCCTCGTGGTCGTGCGCTATCTGCCTCCGACACCGCCGCCGGCTCCGAGCACGCCTGTGCCGGCACCGGTTCCGGTTTCCACGCCCACGCCTGTTCCGCCGGTAGTGCTTCCTTTCCAGGATCACTTCATCGCCGGCGATTACATCCTCAGCCCCAAAGTGTATAACGAGTTCAGCCCGGGCAACACCGGCAACAGCTCGTATGCAGTTCGCGGCGCCTTCGAGTTCAGCTTGTTCAACCTCCCCTGGATGGTTGAAGGCACGCTCGAGAAGTGGCAGTATCCGCACAATATCGACAACCGCTTCGGCGCATCGTGCGTCCCTGGTCTGCCAGGCAGCTCGGCCGGCACGCAAGGTTGCGTGACCGTCATCGGCGGCAATGGACAGGCATACGTTCCGGCGTTCACAGTGAACGAGTGGAACGGCGACGGCCGCTTGGGCCTCAAGGTCGCCGATCCGCGGATTTACATCAACGTCAGTTACATGGGACATACGGGCAACTACGGCTACCCGGCCCTGAACGGCGTCGGATTCGGCTTGGAGAAACTGCCGGATCTCGACCAATCGTTCTCGCTCTACGGTAGCGCGGAGTACTACCCGAGCGTCAGCGGTACGTACACGGTTCCGAGTGGACCGCAGACCGGCACGAAGTTCAACCTGAGCTACCGGATCTTCCGGTATCAGGTCGGCGCGACCGTCGGGTTCGGGAAGAGCTTCCCGGTCTTCCTCGACCTGGGCTTCATCGGCGACCGCGGCAGCAACAAGACCAACGCACCGGTCGACTACACCCACAACGGGGCCTACGTAGGATTGGGTATCCACTTCTAA
- a CDS encoding MFS transporter — translation MRPNTPNPALLGAFWFGIQMVWGALLGISLQTRAAQLAPQHELAAYALLAGAGAAMAGISQIVTGIVSDRRRVRGSRRIEFYVAGAITGSAAVIWFYVAPSYVQLIAALLLLQLGLNVAIGPYQAAIPDFVEPKALGSASAWMAALQSLGNIAGALVASFVKSAVNTGAAIASTLLLTCAVTSAHVRTLEVLPTTPDRVRITRAFADLFISRALVYVGFYTLLGYLLFYVRQMMQGDAQTNTGMLLITFLIAAAIGAALAARPVNRFDRRNVATMGGAVFIAGLIVFLIAHASAEVIAAALVAGFAWGIFLTADWALGCAFLPRNALATAMGVWNLALLIPQILAPALVTATLSALHALQNPDAPRIAFVLACLEVAAGLAWLRRLPASRAGAA, via the coding sequence ATGCGGCCGAACACGCCTAACCCCGCGCTCCTGGGCGCGTTTTGGTTTGGAATTCAAATGGTGTGGGGTGCACTGCTCGGCATCTCGCTGCAAACCCGCGCGGCGCAACTCGCGCCGCAGCACGAGCTCGCGGCATATGCTCTGCTAGCCGGCGCCGGCGCGGCGATGGCCGGGATAAGTCAGATCGTCACCGGGATCGTCTCGGATCGCCGGCGCGTCCGCGGAAGCCGGCGAATCGAGTTTTACGTCGCGGGCGCGATCACGGGTTCGGCGGCGGTCATTTGGTTTTACGTGGCGCCGTCATATGTGCAGCTCATTGCCGCACTGCTGCTCTTGCAACTCGGCCTCAACGTCGCGATCGGACCGTATCAAGCTGCGATTCCGGATTTTGTCGAACCGAAGGCGCTGGGCTCGGCGTCGGCCTGGATGGCCGCGCTGCAGAGCTTAGGAAATATTGCAGGCGCACTGGTTGCAAGCTTTGTGAAGAGCGCCGTGAACACCGGCGCCGCGATTGCTTCCACGCTGTTGTTAACGTGCGCCGTCACAAGCGCGCACGTGCGTACGCTTGAGGTGCTTCCAACGACCCCGGATCGCGTTCGGATTACGCGAGCCTTTGCGGACCTATTCATCTCGCGCGCACTCGTCTATGTCGGATTTTACACGCTGCTGGGATATCTGCTCTTCTATGTCAGACAGATGATGCAAGGCGACGCGCAGACCAATACGGGGATGCTGTTGATCACGTTCCTGATCGCGGCGGCGATAGGCGCGGCATTAGCCGCGCGTCCGGTCAACCGTTTCGACCGCCGCAACGTCGCGACGATGGGCGGAGCGGTGTTTATTGCGGGCCTGATTGTCTTTCTGATCGCACATGCTTCAGCCGAAGTTATTGCAGCTGCGCTTGTCGCAGGCTTTGCGTGGGGAATCTTTCTGACCGCGGATTGGGCGCTCGGCTGCGCGTTCTTGCCGCGCAACGCTTTAGCAACCGCGATGGGCGTCTGGAATTTGGCGTTGTTGATTCCGCAGATTCTCGCGCCGGCGCTTGTTACAGCAACGCTGAGCGCGTTACATGCACTGCAAAACCCTGACGCACCGCGGATAGCCTTCGTGCTGGCCTGCCTGGAAGTGGCCGCCGGACTGGCCTGGCTAAGGCGCCTGCCTGCTTCTCGAGCAGGCGCTGCATGA
- a CDS encoding nucleotidyltransferase family protein has product MNGVITAGARVDGEFARRIGTDVKALARIGGRTMLQAAIESARAAGVTRLAVIGGPEVRAACAGSADRFIEEGDGETNIRRALEAWESDAPLLYLTSDMPFIHAQALLAFLEAVPPDALALPLTSCAVFERRFPGAPPFGVAIGGERVVNGGAFWIPPNAAATVASFAVRFFSARKSVMRMAVLLGPVFCVRFMLRRLSIAALEQHAHHVLGIPARAIRDAPPDLAYDVDTLEEYDYAAEHA; this is encoded by the coding sequence TTGAATGGCGTCATTACCGCGGGAGCTCGCGTAGACGGCGAGTTTGCGCGCCGCATCGGAACCGATGTGAAGGCGCTGGCGCGCATCGGCGGCCGAACGATGCTGCAAGCGGCGATCGAGTCCGCGCGAGCTGCCGGCGTGACGAGGCTTGCGGTAATCGGCGGTCCCGAGGTGCGCGCAGCGTGCGCGGGAAGCGCCGATCGTTTTATCGAGGAAGGCGATGGCGAGACGAACATTCGCCGCGCGCTGGAGGCTTGGGAGTCCGACGCGCCGCTGCTCTACCTAACGAGCGACATGCCGTTTATCCACGCGCAGGCGTTACTGGCTTTTCTTGAAGCTGTTCCACCGGATGCGCTGGCGCTGCCGCTGACCAGCTGTGCCGTCTTCGAACGGCGTTTCCCGGGCGCCCCGCCATTCGGCGTGGCTATCGGCGGCGAGCGCGTCGTGAACGGCGGCGCCTTCTGGATTCCGCCCAATGCTGCCGCCACGGTGGCATCGTTTGCCGTGCGGTTTTTCAGCGCGCGGAAGAGTGTCATGCGTATGGCCGTTCTGCTGGGCCCGGTATTCTGCGTTCGCTTCATGCTGCGGCGGCTTTCGATCGCAGCGCTCGAGCAGCACGCGCACCACGTGCTCGGCATTCCGGCGCGGGCGATTCGGGATGCGCCGCCCGACCTCGCTTATGATGTAGATACGCTTGAAGAGTACGACTATGCGGCCGAACACGCCTAA